The Candidatus Zixiibacteriota bacterium DNA segment AGGTGAGACGCCTGCTTATGTTCAGGTGTTGTTCGACGTGTGAACAGGCTCCGGGTTGATTACCATTGAGAGAATTGTTGAAAGAGACCATCAAATAGGAACGAATATCTATGCCCTGGACTGGTCCGTTGAAAAAGATTGATTCCTTCCGGTTTGAAATACCGGCTTCCTACGAAAGCAAGGTTATGCAGCAGCACGGGGTACGGATGACCGTTCCGGGCGTTATATATGCCGACGACCGTATGGTTAAAGCGATTAAGCTTGATGATTCCCCGGAACAAGTCGCCAATGTTGCCACATTACCCGGCATAGTCGGCAAGTCTATTGCCATGCCCGACATACATCACGGCTACGGGTTCGCTATCGGCGGAGTGGCGGCTTTCGATGCCTCGAGCGGAGTAATCTCACCGGGTGGGGTGGGATACGACATCAATTGCGGCGTCAGACTGCTTCGCACCGATCTTTCGGTTTCCGATATAAAGCCAAGAATCGGCAAGCTGATCGACGCTATGTTTCATAATATCCCCTGCGGGGTTGGTTCCGAGGGAAGGGTGCGCCTTTCTGATCGGGAAATTAAATATGTCCTCGAAAATGGAGCCCGGTGGGCGGTTGAGAACGGTTACGGTTGGCCGGAAGATCTGGTTATGACGGAGGAACAGGGGTGCATCGAGGGTGGTGATGCCGCTGCGGTCAGTGATGCTGCCATGAAGCGAGGTTCGAATCAACTCGGCACGTTGGGAGCCGGGAATCATTTTCTGGAGATCCAGCAGGTAGATGAGATTTATGACAGGGGAGTCGCTGCCGCTTTTGGTATAACCGAACCCGACCAGATCACGATCATGATTCATACCGGTTCACGCGGATGTGGTCATCAGATATGTACGGATTACCTGGAAATGATGAGAAGGGCAAACAAAAAATACGGTATCCCATTGATTGATCGTGAATTGTCATGCGCCCCGGCCGGCAGCCCTGAAGGACAGCAATACTTCACGGCTATGAAGTGCGGCGCCAATTTTGCCTGGTCGAACCGTCAGATGATTACGCATTGGGTGCGCGAATCGTTTTCATCGGTGCTGAACAAATCGGCGGGCGAGATGGGAATGTTCCAGATATACGACATCGCTCACAACATAGCCAAGCTTGAAGAGCATCTCGTTGAGGGGAAGAAACGCTGGCTGTATGTCCATCGGAAGGGAGCCACCAGAGCTTTTGGGCCGGGACACAGGGATATTCCCGAAAAATATCGGGGGGTGGGCCAGCCGGTGCTCATTCCGGGGGATATGGGGACCGCCAGTTATCTTCTGGTTGGTACCGAAAAAGCCATGAACGAGACTTTTGGTTCTTCATGTCATGGCGCAGGTCGCAGCCTGTCGCGTCACGCGGCGATAAAAAAGTACCCGACCAACAAAGTCCTGTCGGATATGCAGGCAAAAGGCATATATCTCCAGGCCCAGAGCCGTAAGGTGATTTCTGAAGAAGCTCCCGGCGCCTACAAAGATATTGACGAGGTTGTTGACATTTCCGATCGGTCCGGAATTGCCCGAAAGGTAGTCAGGTTCAAGCCGCTGGGTGTCGTGA contains these protein-coding regions:
- a CDS encoding RtcB family protein, producing MPWTGPLKKIDSFRFEIPASYESKVMQQHGVRMTVPGVIYADDRMVKAIKLDDSPEQVANVATLPGIVGKSIAMPDIHHGYGFAIGGVAAFDASSGVISPGGVGYDINCGVRLLRTDLSVSDIKPRIGKLIDAMFHNIPCGVGSEGRVRLSDREIKYVLENGARWAVENGYGWPEDLVMTEEQGCIEGGDAAAVSDAAMKRGSNQLGTLGAGNHFLEIQQVDEIYDRGVAAAFGITEPDQITIMIHTGSRGCGHQICTDYLEMMRRANKKYGIPLIDRELSCAPAGSPEGQQYFTAMKCGANFAWSNRQMITHWVRESFSSVLNKSAGEMGMFQIYDIAHNIAKLEEHLVEGKKRWLYVHRKGATRAFGPGHRDIPEKYRGVGQPVLIPGDMGTASYLLVGTEKAMNETFGSSCHGAGRSLSRHAAIKKYPTNKVLSDMQAKGIYLQAQSRKVISEEAPGAYKDIDEVVDISDRSGIARKVVRFKPLGVVKG